From Triticum urartu cultivar G1812 chromosome 2, Tu2.1, whole genome shotgun sequence, a single genomic window includes:
- the LOC125538433 gene encoding uncharacterized protein LOC125538433: MDRGEPSLKPEWLVRGVATPTVAATGFRPGTSPRADDQDRGASSRNRSSGRDRERSSQQSSSRRGSGPSVSRRHDRDGTVKSRGYASFGRSNRDRGCDKDSDFRDWESRLGLAGDPLRDGFGPFNSCRPESDRLNRIRPKLDTLNRASGVSLDNGNLSRKDAGGMSFEREFPHLSSEDNNGKHDVVRVPSPGIGSPIQSIPLVTAPDGWNSVLAEVPGLSEPSNTQTSSASSRAGSSQQLVVSNCGTALSMAETVMQTPLKISTTPQLSIDAQKIEERTMRQCILRPLTPSSNKNSVSTLSDRLKTKGARAGDSNGSIKTAPQLSAQSSNTSVRTPVKSEVAKPSQPGSFQVLTREQNGAANTSKDSTSNPLSPILGRSSSVEPLKKPLVNQKLKGVINGLPLQLQQGPSGERKSITKAKHKFFEFLRSKSLNGSSTGIESSSSLINEQKNPCLDLSLFDAGIKCIETGSSSCEDANSCDGSQRHLSDNEETKASLEPLDVFYRGSHGVAAVKDTNSLSDHGDAENGSMAPQADKAEATLAIMAADINDGSAKADSSYGDASLLFVPIVAGEEESYPTEDEPSPEEMAFLKSLGWKEDEVVPPLKQEEIADCLRHNVRLQQKLEECRG, encoded by the exons ATGGACCGAGGTGAGCCCTCATTGAAACCAGAATGGCTGGTGCGCGGGGTTGCCACACCGACAGTAGCTGCCACAGGCTTCCGGCCAGGAACATCGCCCCGTGCAG ATGATCAAGACAGGGGTGCTTCATCAAGAAACCGATCTTCAGGCCGTGATCGTGAACGGAGCTCCCAACAGTCCTCTTCCCGCAGGGGTTCTGGCCCAAGTGTGTCCAGACGGCATGACCGGGATGGCACAGTGAAGTCAAGAGGGTATGCTAGTTTTGGAAGGAGCAACAGGGACAGGGGTTGTGACAAGGATTCTGATTTCCGTGATTGGGAGAGTAGATTGGGTCTTGCAGGTGACCCACTGCGTGATGGCTTTGGGCCCTTTAACTCATGCAGACCCGAAAGCGATAGGCTTAATCGTATTCGTCCAAAGTTGGACACATTGAATCGAGCATCTGGAGTAAGTTTGGACAATGGTAATCTATCTAGAAAGGATGCTGGCGGCATGTCCTTTGAGCGAGAATTCCCACACCTTAGTTCTGAGGACAACAATGGAAAACATGATGTAGTTAGAGTTCCATCTCCTGGAATTGGCTCCCCAATTCAGAGCATACCATTGGTTACCGCGCCTGATGGCTGGAACTCAGTGCTAGCAGAAGTCCCTGGACTTAGTGAGCCAAGCAATACCCAGACCTCTTCTGCTTCATCACGTGCTGGTTCCAGTCAGCAGCTTGTAGTGTCGAACTGTGGGACTGCCTTAAGCATGGCTGAAACAGTAATGCAGACTCCATTAAAAATTTCCACCACACCTCAG CTATCGATTGACGCTCAGAAGATTGAAGAAAGAACTATGAGGCAGTGTATTCTAAGACCTCTGACGCCTTCGTCAAACAAAAATTCT GTATCTACTTTGTCAGATAGGTTAAAAACGAAAGGTGCAAGAGCTGGGGATTCTAATGGTTCTATCAAAACTGCACCCCAACTGTCAGCACAGTCTTCCAATACCTCTGTTCGTACTCCAGTCAAATCTGAGGTTGCCAAGCCATCTCAACCAGGATCCTTTCAAGTCCTGACCCGTGAGCAGAATGGTGCTGCAAATACCTCAAAAGACTCCACTAGCAATCCTTTAAGCCCTATTCTAGGTCGATCTTCTTCAGTGGAACCACTGAAAAAGCCCCTTGTCAACCAAAAGCTTAAAGGTGTCATAAATGGCCTCCCTTTGCAATTACAACAAGGTCCATCTGGTGAGAGAAAATCAATAACAAAAGCCAAGCATAAATTCTTTGAGTTTCTGCGGAGCAAGTCTTTAAATGGTTCAAGCACGGGTATTGAGTCCTCATCTAGCTTGATTAATGAACAGAAGAACCCGTGTCTTGATTTATCCTTGTTTGATGCTGGAATCAAGTGTATTGAGACTGGAAGTAGTTCTTGTGAGGATGCGAATTCTTGTGATGGGTCTCAGCGACACCTCTCTGACAATGAGGAAACAAAGGCATCTTTGGAACCTCTTGATGTTTTTTATCGTGGGTCCCATGGGGTTGCAGCTGTCAAGGATACCAACTCTTTATCAGATCATGGTGATGCCGAAAATGGATCTATGGCGCCTCAGGCAGACAAGGCTGAAGCTACTCTGGCCATTATGGCAGCAGATATAAATGATGGTTCCGCAAAGGCAGACTCCAGCTATGGTGATGCCAGTTTGTTGTTTGTGCCCATTGTAGCTGGGGAAGAGGAATCATATCCTACTGAAGATGAACCTAGTCCAGAAGAAATGGCTTTCCTGAAATCTCTTGGCTGGAAAGAAGACGAAGTAGTTCCGCCTCTGAAACAGGAAGAGATAGCTGATTGT TTAAGGCACAACGTGAGGCTGCAGCAGAAGCTTGAGGAATGCAGGGGCTAA